One window of Oscillibacter hominis genomic DNA carries:
- a CDS encoding peptidoglycan D,D-transpeptidase FtsI family protein yields MEERNYFHIRISVIVLFLSACLTAFVGVLYSTQIVHGQDYLEQSVRTITQRETVEASRGILTDRNGKTLVSNRLSYTLTFDSSLLGEGESEAESIWKLIQLCRRYGVEWVENLPITSQAPFAFALEGLDSTQSTRFLKYLQANKWVADSLPASYNTEGMTRQEQLAAYLKESGLSADALLANMRSLLNVPASYTDAQARSVMGVQYELAVRKLVNTTAYIFAEDVSTKLISEITDGDYPGVKVGSSSVRDYQTTAAAHILGTVGRMEDEYEELKDQGYALDDLVGKFGVELAFEEYLHGTDGTRVVSKNSEGKTTSELYTKAPQPGSTVSLTIDLPFQEAVEAALAATVTSMNKEDGHTSRGAAAVVEQVGTGEVLALASYPTFDLSTYRQEFNLLNDPEQTPGRPLVNRATQGTFPPGSTLKPFTAIAALESGAVTVQEKVRDTGKWVYPGFPDSYTWCWNHAGHGLLNVSGAITNSCNYFFAEMGYRMGMDTLREYLTAFGLGQSTGIEIGDKPGSLPENPEGQNLSPWAAYGQANQVYTPVQLCNAVATLVSGGKHCEAHLLKSVKSYDNSQVLAAGDTAPVNTIDIHDSSLQAVKKGMYDLTTAGSLAPYFKNCVVEAGAKTGTAQRGGNFTNNGVFVCFAPYEEPEIAVAIVIEEGGSGSALASTAVEILNAYFSTDEIGAALIGEDQLLQ; encoded by the coding sequence ATGGAGGAGCGCAACTATTTTCACATCCGCATCTCTGTGATTGTTCTGTTTCTAAGCGCCTGCCTTACGGCCTTTGTGGGTGTGCTCTACTCCACCCAGATCGTCCACGGCCAGGACTACCTGGAGCAGTCGGTGCGCACCATCACCCAGCGCGAGACGGTGGAGGCCTCCCGGGGCATTCTCACCGACCGCAACGGGAAAACCTTGGTGTCCAACCGTTTGAGCTATACGCTGACCTTTGACAGCTCCCTTTTGGGGGAGGGGGAAAGCGAGGCGGAATCCATCTGGAAGCTGATCCAGCTCTGCCGGCGCTACGGCGTGGAGTGGGTGGAGAACCTGCCCATCACCTCCCAGGCGCCCTTTGCCTTTGCCCTGGAAGGCCTGGATTCCACCCAGAGCACCCGTTTCCTCAAATACCTCCAGGCCAACAAGTGGGTGGCGGACTCCCTGCCCGCCTCCTACAACACGGAGGGGATGACCCGGCAGGAACAGCTTGCCGCCTACCTGAAGGAGAGCGGCCTGAGCGCGGACGCGCTCCTTGCCAACATGCGTTCCCTCTTGAACGTGCCCGCCTCCTACACCGACGCCCAGGCCCGCTCCGTCATGGGGGTGCAGTACGAGCTGGCTGTGCGTAAACTGGTGAATACCACAGCCTATATCTTTGCCGAGGACGTGAGCACGAAGCTGATCTCCGAGATCACCGATGGGGATTACCCCGGCGTCAAGGTGGGCTCCTCCTCTGTCCGGGATTACCAGACCACTGCCGCGGCCCACATCCTGGGTACCGTGGGGCGCATGGAGGACGAGTACGAGGAGCTGAAGGACCAGGGCTACGCCCTGGACGACCTGGTGGGCAAGTTCGGCGTGGAACTGGCCTTTGAAGAGTACCTCCACGGCACCGACGGCACCCGGGTGGTGTCGAAAAACAGCGAGGGCAAGACCACCAGCGAGCTCTACACCAAGGCCCCCCAGCCCGGGAGCACCGTGTCGCTGACCATCGACCTGCCCTTCCAGGAGGCGGTGGAGGCCGCCCTCGCAGCCACCGTCACCTCCATGAACAAGGAGGACGGCCATACTTCCCGCGGCGCCGCCGCCGTGGTGGAACAGGTGGGCACCGGAGAGGTGCTGGCCCTGGCCTCCTATCCAACCTTTGACCTCTCCACCTACCGCCAGGAGTTCAACCTTCTGAACGACCCGGAGCAAACCCCCGGCAGGCCCCTGGTGAACCGGGCCACCCAGGGCACCTTCCCCCCCGGCTCCACCCTGAAGCCCTTCACCGCCATCGCAGCCCTGGAGTCTGGGGCCGTCACGGTCCAGGAAAAGGTCCGGGACACCGGCAAGTGGGTCTACCCCGGCTTTCCGGACAGCTACACCTGGTGCTGGAACCACGCGGGCCACGGCCTTTTGAACGTCTCCGGGGCCATCACCAACTCCTGCAACTACTTTTTTGCAGAAATGGGCTACCGCATGGGCATGGATACCCTGCGGGAGTACCTCACCGCCTTTGGCCTGGGGCAGAGCACGGGCATTGAAATCGGCGACAAGCCGGGCTCCCTGCCGGAAAACCCCGAGGGCCAGAACCTGTCCCCCTGGGCGGCCTACGGCCAGGCCAACCAGGTATACACGCCGGTCCAGCTCTGCAACGCCGTAGCCACGCTGGTTTCCGGAGGCAAACACTGCGAGGCCCACCTGCTCAAATCCGTGAAGTCTTACGACAATTCCCAGGTGCTGGCAGCTGGGGACACCGCCCCCGTCAACACCATTGACATCCATGACTCCTCTCTCCAGGCGGTGAAAAAGGGTATGTACGACCTGACCACCGCCGGATCGCTGGCCCCTTATTTCAAAAACTGCGTGGTGGAGGCTGGCGCCAAAACCGGCACCGCCCAGCGCGGCGGCAACTTCACCAACAACGGCGTGTTCGTATGCTTCGCCCCCTATGAAGAGCCGGAGATCGCCGTGGCCATCGTCATTGAGGAGGGCGGCTCCGGTTCGGCCCTGGCCTCCACCGCCGTGGAGATCCTCAACGCCTATTTCTCCACCGACGAGATCGGCGCGGCGCTCATCGGCGAGGACCAGCTGCTGCAATAA
- the mreC gene encoding rod shape-determining protein MreC, which translates to MKHFLKKHGLWILFAAAVIAVALSVMSVFTNTSAPLTNLAGVITSPFRSAFTAVAEWFNDKQAYYADYKALEAENAELRNRIAEMEEAVRQSEADSEENARFRSLLNLREQRKEFDFESAHITARNTSNWTSSLTLNRGTDHGVAVGDCVVNEQHYLVGVVSEVGLNWCTVLTTIDTDTQLGAMVFRTDEIGVASGDFNLMGEKRLKLSYLPADSTLLNGDLVVTSGVGGYYPTGLVIGSVEEVKLDDSGLTQYAVIAPMVDFDELSQVFIIKDFDIVE; encoded by the coding sequence TTGAAACACTTTTTGAAAAAACACGGACTGTGGATTCTCTTTGCCGCGGCGGTCATCGCAGTGGCCCTTTCCGTCATGTCCGTTTTCACCAACACCTCCGCCCCGCTGACCAACCTGGCCGGAGTCATCACCTCTCCCTTCCGCAGTGCCTTTACCGCAGTGGCGGAGTGGTTCAACGACAAGCAGGCCTACTACGCCGACTACAAGGCGCTGGAGGCGGAGAACGCGGAGCTGCGCAACCGGATTGCGGAGATGGAGGAGGCGGTGCGCCAGAGCGAGGCGGACAGCGAGGAAAACGCCCGGTTCCGCTCCCTTTTGAACCTGCGGGAACAGCGCAAGGAGTTTGACTTTGAATCCGCCCACATCACCGCCCGCAACACCTCCAACTGGACCTCCTCCCTGACGCTGAACCGCGGCACGGACCACGGCGTGGCCGTGGGGGACTGCGTGGTCAACGAGCAGCACTATCTGGTTGGCGTGGTTTCCGAGGTAGGGCTGAACTGGTGCACGGTCCTCACCACCATCGACACGGACACCCAGTTGGGCGCCATGGTCTTCCGCACCGATGAGATCGGCGTGGCCAGCGGCGACTTCAACCTGATGGGTGAAAAGCGCCTCAAGCTCAGCTATCTGCCCGCCGACTCCACGCTGCTCAACGGCGATCTTGTCGTCACCTCCGGCGTGGGCGGCTACTATCCCACGGGTTTGGTCATCGGCTCCGTGGAGGAGGTCAAGTTAGACGACTCCGGCCTGACCCAGTATGCGGTAATCGCCCCCATGGTGGACTTTGATGAGTTGAGCCAGGTGTTCATCATCAAGGACTTCGACATTGTGGAGTAA
- a CDS encoding Maf family protein, with protein sequence MAQIVLASGSPRRQELLARIGIREFDIRVPEVEEWYPGGLTPPQVVEYISREKAEAVRCTPEEIVITADTMVFLDEERLGKPRDEEHALKMLLSLQGRTHTVCTGVTLRRGDRFLTESESTAVTFRPASERELRSYIRSGEPMDKAGAYGVQGLGALLVEGICGDFYNVMGLPLLRLSRMLARFGVTFLDEGL encoded by the coding sequence ATGGCACAGATTGTATTGGCCTCCGGCTCACCCCGGCGGCAGGAGCTTTTGGCCCGGATCGGCATCCGGGAGTTTGACATCCGCGTTCCGGAGGTGGAGGAGTGGTACCCCGGGGGCCTGACGCCGCCCCAGGTGGTGGAGTACATCTCCCGGGAGAAGGCGGAGGCTGTCCGGTGCACACCGGAGGAGATCGTCATCACCGCGGACACCATGGTGTTTTTGGACGAGGAGCGGCTGGGCAAGCCACGGGACGAGGAGCACGCGCTGAAGATGCTCTTGTCCCTTCAGGGACGCACCCACACCGTCTGCACCGGCGTCACCCTGCGCCGGGGAGATCGGTTTTTGACCGAATCGGAATCCACCGCCGTCACCTTCCGTCCTGCCTCCGAGCGGGAGCTGCGCTCCTACATCCGGAGCGGCGAGCCCATGGACAAGGCGGGCGCCTACGGCGTCCAGGGCCTGGGCGCGCTGTTGGTGGAGGGCATCTGCGGTGACTTTTACAACGTGATGGGGCTGCCGCTGCTGCGTCTTTCCCGGATGCTGGCCCGGTTCGGCGTGACGTTTTTGGACGAGGGTTTGTAA
- a CDS encoding dUTP diphosphatase, producing the protein METIRVKYFSDDSPRLCYVEGKSDWIDLSAAEDVTLSAGEFRLIPLGIAVALPEGYEAHIVPRSSTFKNYGILQANSMGVVDWSYRGSGDEWRMPVYATRNTSIPKGSRICQFRIMAHQPRLVFETCTSLEESDRGGFGSTGK; encoded by the coding sequence ATGGAGACCATTCGCGTCAAATATTTTTCAGACGACTCTCCCCGGCTTTGCTATGTGGAGGGGAAATCCGACTGGATCGACCTTTCCGCGGCGGAGGATGTGACCCTTTCCGCCGGGGAGTTCCGGCTGATCCCCCTGGGGATCGCCGTGGCCCTGCCGGAGGGCTACGAGGCCCACATCGTGCCCCGCAGCTCCACCTTTAAGAACTACGGCATTTTGCAGGCCAACTCCATGGGTGTGGTGGACTGGTCCTACCGGGGCAGCGGCGATGAGTGGCGGATGCCGGTCTATGCCACCCGCAACACATCCATCCCCAAGGGCAGCCGGATCTGCCAGTTCCGGATCATGGCCCACCAGCCCCGCCTGGTGTTCGAAACCTGCACCTCCCTGGAGGAGTCCGACCGGGGCGGCTTTGGTTCAACTGGTAAGTAA
- a CDS encoding U32 family peptidase, translating to MTGRPELLSPAGSPEALRAAVQCGADAVYLGVGSFNARRGAKNFSEEDFLQALSYCHLLGVKVYLTLNTLLTDRELPQALQTARMASQAGVDAVLVQDWGLFELLRQTLPDLPLHASTQMSIFTSGGALEASRMGCTRVVVARELSGEDIARIIRASGAEIEVFAHGALCMSYSGQCSMSAFLGGRSGNRGTCAQPCRLPYRLERDGRTAKPGHPLSLKDSSMADHLEELRKMGVACLKLEGRMKRPEYVAVVTSIYARLLRERRTPTAEEAQQLSDAFSRSGFTDWYYHGKRGAGMFGTRPEGAQEPRELFAQIRSSYESGTLRTVGVSFFCRVGVGVPVVLTATDDRDHIVSVTGPVPEAARSRAVTASEVEERLKKTGGTAFHCTGATAVVDEGLSLSAASINALRRQALEELTTERVRPPKRRSLEPQPLPPALGSCEGPPRLTCSLSRGSQLSEELVDQGPARIYLPLERIGEFDLAPYLGRTEFYALFPRVWRDTDESELRSLLLTARDSGVTGLGLSNLGHFPLARESGMTLAGDFGLNVFNSRSLLFLHQRGLSSAAVSFELRREQIRDLQKFLSVEAAVYGRLPLQITENCLVQNDGGCPCDGTAVLRDRTNASFPILPAYGCRSELQNSRVLWLADREDWKDIGLSYARLRFTTESAEECAQVFRAYRRTGEPPALFTRGLFYKGVD from the coding sequence ATGACCGGTAGGCCCGAACTCCTCTCTCCCGCCGGCTCTCCGGAGGCGCTGCGCGCCGCCGTCCAGTGCGGAGCAGACGCCGTTTACCTGGGCGTGGGCAGCTTCAACGCCCGGCGGGGCGCCAAAAACTTCTCCGAAGAGGACTTCCTTCAGGCCCTGTCCTACTGCCACCTGTTGGGCGTCAAGGTCTATCTGACGCTGAACACCCTGCTCACGGATCGGGAGCTGCCCCAGGCCCTTCAGACCGCCCGCATGGCCTCCCAGGCCGGCGTGGACGCGGTGCTGGTACAGGACTGGGGCCTTTTTGAGTTGCTGCGCCAGACGCTGCCGGACCTGCCCCTCCACGCCAGCACCCAGATGAGCATCTTCACCTCCGGCGGCGCGCTGGAGGCCTCCCGCATGGGCTGCACCCGGGTGGTGGTGGCCCGGGAGCTGAGCGGAGAGGACATCGCCCGCATCATCCGCGCCAGCGGTGCCGAGATCGAGGTCTTTGCCCACGGCGCCCTGTGCATGAGCTACAGCGGCCAGTGCTCCATGAGCGCCTTTTTGGGCGGCCGCAGCGGCAACCGGGGCACCTGCGCCCAGCCCTGCCGCCTTCCCTACCGGCTGGAGCGTGACGGCCGGACGGCCAAACCCGGCCATCCCCTGAGCCTCAAGGACAGCTCCATGGCCGATCACCTGGAGGAGCTGCGGAAGATGGGCGTGGCCTGCCTGAAACTGGAGGGCCGGATGAAGCGGCCGGAGTATGTGGCGGTGGTTACATCCATTTACGCCCGGCTCCTCAGGGAGCGCCGCACTCCCACGGCTGAGGAGGCTCAACAGCTCTCCGACGCCTTTTCCCGCAGCGGCTTTACAGACTGGTATTACCACGGCAAACGGGGTGCCGGCATGTTCGGCACCCGCCCCGAGGGCGCCCAGGAGCCCCGGGAGCTTTTTGCCCAGATCCGCTCCTCCTATGAAAGCGGCACGCTGCGCACCGTGGGCGTCTCCTTTTTCTGCCGCGTAGGCGTGGGCGTGCCCGTGGTGCTCACCGCCACCGACGACCGCGACCACATCGTCTCCGTCACAGGGCCGGTGCCCGAGGCCGCCCGCAGCCGGGCCGTCACCGCCAGCGAGGTGGAGGAGCGGCTCAAAAAGACCGGCGGTACCGCCTTTCACTGCACCGGAGCCACCGCTGTGGTGGACGAGGGCCTCTCTTTAAGCGCCGCATCCATCAATGCCCTGCGCCGCCAGGCGCTGGAGGAGCTGACCACGGAGCGCGTCCGCCCGCCCAAACGACGGAGCCTGGAGCCCCAGCCCCTGCCTCCGGCCCTTGGGAGCTGCGAGGGGCCGCCCCGCCTCACCTGTTCGCTGAGCCGCGGCAGCCAGCTCAGCGAGGAGCTTGTGGACCAAGGCCCGGCCCGGATCTACCTGCCCCTGGAGCGGATCGGCGAATTTGACCTGGCCCCTTATCTTGGGAGGACCGAGTTTTACGCCCTGTTCCCCCGGGTCTGGCGGGATACGGACGAATCGGAGCTCCGCTCGCTGCTGCTCACCGCCCGGGACAGCGGCGTCACCGGCCTGGGCCTTTCCAACCTGGGCCACTTTCCCCTGGCCCGGGAGTCCGGCATGACTCTTGCGGGGGACTTTGGGCTCAACGTCTTCAACTCCCGCTCCCTGCTCTTTTTGCACCAGCGGGGGCTTTCCTCCGCCGCAGTCTCCTTTGAGCTGCGCCGGGAGCAGATCCGGGACCTTCAAAAATTCCTCAGCGTGGAGGCGGCGGTCTACGGCCGCCTGCCTCTTCAGATCACGGAAAACTGCCTGGTGCAAAACGACGGCGGCTGCCCCTGTGACGGCACGGCCGTCCTCCGGGACCGCACCAACGCCTCCTTCCCCATCCTCCCCGCCTACGGCTGCCGCAGCGAGCTGCAAAACAGCCGCGTGCTTTGGCTGGCGGACCGGGAGGACTGGAAGGACATCGGTTTATCATACGCCCGGCTCCGCTTCACCACCGAATCCGCCGAGGAGTGCGCCCAGGTCTTCCGGGCCTACCGCCGCACCGGGGAGCCCCCGGCCCTCTTTACCCGGGGTCTTTTCTACAAGGGTGTGGATTGA
- a CDS encoding cell division protein ZapA, producing the protein MENHVVVSICGEEYNFVAQEAPSYMQRVGSYVDAKMTEVLKGAHVGRTDAAVLTAANITDELFKAQEDAENLRRQLKEYVEEAGRAKAEASELKREIFRLQNGNKHDR; encoded by the coding sequence ATGGAAAACCATGTTGTCGTCAGTATCTGCGGCGAGGAATACAACTTTGTAGCCCAGGAGGCACCCTCCTACATGCAGCGGGTGGGCAGCTATGTGGACGCAAAGATGACGGAGGTGCTCAAGGGGGCCCATGTGGGCCGCACCGACGCGGCGGTGCTCACCGCCGCCAACATCACCGACGAACTGTTCAAGGCGCAGGAGGACGCGGAGAACCTCCGCCGCCAGCTGAAGGAGTATGTGGAGGAAGCCGGCCGGGCCAAGGCCGAGGCGTCCGAGCTCAAGCGGGAGATCTTCCGTCTCCAGAACGGGAACAAGCATGACCGGTAG
- a CDS encoding DnaD domain-containing protein, with the protein MASCLLPVDGDESVLVSGPVLRRLIGSGSGDAALLYLCLLRRRGEISTEQAGRELKWDRMRLQTAEDELRAMNLLGAGEQREAAPSPPPAYEREDVLNCLEHSEEFRCLTAEVERKLGKKLSTPDLGTLLGLYDYLGLPADVIYLLVCHCMERSAARYGPGRRPSLRRIEQEGYAWAARGIDTQERAAAYLKQYALRQGMLPRYMEALQLGDRPPAPSEEKYLAAWADMGFSPEAVALAYDRTMLRCHKLKMNYLDGILKKWDEKGLHTVDEIQSGDGPRPAPVPAAAQGSRRSAAELKKYLK; encoded by the coding sequence ATGGCAAGCTGTCTGCTGCCTGTGGACGGGGACGAGAGCGTCCTGGTGTCCGGGCCCGTGCTGCGCCGCCTCATCGGAAGCGGCAGCGGCGACGCGGCCCTTTTGTACCTCTGCCTGCTGCGCCGCCGGGGCGAGATCTCCACGGAGCAGGCCGGCCGGGAACTGAAGTGGGACCGGATGCGGCTTCAGACCGCCGAGGACGAGCTCCGGGCCATGAACCTGCTTGGGGCGGGAGAGCAACGGGAGGCCGCGCCCAGCCCGCCGCCCGCCTACGAGCGGGAGGACGTGCTGAACTGCCTGGAGCACAGCGAGGAGTTCCGCTGCCTGACGGCGGAGGTGGAGCGGAAGTTAGGGAAGAAGCTGTCCACCCCGGACCTCGGCACCCTTTTGGGGCTGTATGACTATTTGGGACTGCCGGCGGACGTGATCTACCTGCTGGTGTGCCACTGCATGGAGCGCTCTGCGGCGCGCTACGGGCCGGGCCGAAGGCCCTCGCTGCGCCGGATTGAGCAGGAGGGCTATGCCTGGGCGGCCCGGGGCATCGACACCCAGGAGCGGGCGGCAGCCTACCTCAAGCAGTACGCCCTCCGCCAGGGCATGCTGCCCCGGTACATGGAGGCGCTTCAGCTGGGGGACCGGCCCCCTGCGCCCTCGGAGGAGAAGTACCTTGCCGCCTGGGCCGACATGGGCTTTTCCCCGGAGGCGGTGGCCCTGGCCTATGACAGGACCATGCTGCGCTGCCACAAGCTGAAGATGAACTACCTGGACGGCATCTTGAAAAAGTGGGATGAGAAGGGGCTTCACACGGTGGATGAGATCCAGTCCGGCGACGGGCCCCGCCCCGCCCCCGTGCCGGCCGCTGCCCAGGGAAGCCGCCGGAGCGCGGCGGAGCTGAAAAAGTATTTGAAGTGA
- a CDS encoding ATP-binding protein: MAVDGKVMRRALSRYEADKQRRTDEFAARRAAVYARIPEISAIDRELAGTMRQIIAQALRQGQDPSEAIGRIRDQNLGLQEEKRRLLMSRGYAADFLDETPACPLCGDSGYRDGRMCRCLQRYYAEEQMKELSRLLDLGSQSFDTFSLDWYDQNVWPEMGRSPRSHMETVYEACVHYARSFGKKSANLLMTGAPGLGKTFLSACIAREVSGRGFSVVYDTAGSIFSRFEDQKFGREGDEEVRRVLNCDLLILDDLGTEMTTSFIQSALYQIVNTRMMTDKSTILNTNLTPDELRRRYTPQIASRIEGEYEVLVFFGDDIRKLKRERQ, encoded by the coding sequence GTGGCAGTGGATGGAAAGGTGATGCGCCGGGCGCTGAGCCGCTATGAGGCGGACAAGCAGAGGCGCACCGACGAGTTTGCCGCCCGCCGGGCGGCGGTCTATGCCAGGATTCCGGAGATATCGGCCATTGACCGGGAGCTGGCCGGCACCATGCGCCAGATCATCGCCCAGGCACTGCGCCAGGGCCAGGACCCGTCGGAGGCCATCGGCCGGATCCGGGACCAGAACCTGGGCCTTCAGGAGGAGAAGCGGCGCCTGCTCATGAGCCGGGGCTACGCCGCCGACTTTTTGGACGAGACGCCGGCGTGTCCCCTGTGCGGCGACAGCGGGTACCGGGACGGGCGGATGTGCCGGTGCCTGCAGCGCTACTACGCTGAGGAGCAGATGAAGGAGTTGTCCAGGCTGCTGGACCTGGGCAGCCAGAGCTTCGACACGTTCTCCCTGGACTGGTACGACCAGAACGTCTGGCCGGAGATGGGGCGTTCGCCCCGGTCCCATATGGAGACTGTATACGAGGCCTGTGTCCACTATGCCCGCAGCTTTGGAAAAAAGAGCGCCAACCTGCTGATGACCGGGGCACCGGGCTTGGGGAAGACCTTCCTCTCCGCCTGTATCGCCCGGGAGGTCAGCGGCCGGGGCTTTTCCGTGGTCTATGACACGGCGGGCAGCATCTTCTCCCGGTTTGAAGACCAGAAGTTCGGCCGGGAAGGGGACGAGGAGGTCCGCCGGGTGCTGAACTGCGACCTGCTGATTTTGGACGACCTGGGCACGGAGATGACCACCTCCTTCATCCAGAGCGCCCTGTACCAGATCGTGAACACGCGCATGATGACGGACAAGTCCACCATCCTCAACACCAACCTGACCCCGGACGAGCTGCGGCGGCGCTACACGCCCCAGATCGCCTCCCGGATTGAGGGGGAGTACGAGGTGCTGGTGTTTTTCGGCGACGACATCCGGAAATTGAAACGGGAGCGGCAGTGA
- a CDS encoding aminotransferase-like domain-containing protein, translating into MQIQISKRMSKPDFQGEFVDAMLKAATAPDLISFGGGLPNPISFPVEDIEAAVNKVLQENGVQALQYSSTAGYGPLRSFIAKRYARFGVTLSADDIIITNGSQQALDMLSAVLVDPGDEVLVERPSYLAALQTFHLYDPEVLTVGLTESGADCDELEELLKHHSPKFFYAIPNFQNPTGLTYSKEVRERVATLVASTNMLMVEDNPYGELRFRGEGGESFGRYLGEQCCMLGTFSKTVSPGMRIGWIACPNRALMEKLLGYKQVMDLHTNIFCQMVLAQYLQDNDLDAHMTKIKNLYQHQADVMMDCIARYMPEGVRYTKPEGGMFIWATMPDGLSAVEVQNEAVKRGVLVTAGDPFYEKDRGVATMRLNYSNCTDEKIEQGIQILAQVIRDLLQARQG; encoded by the coding sequence ATGCAGATTCAGATTTCAAAGAGAATGTCAAAGCCTGATTTCCAGGGCGAGTTTGTGGACGCCATGCTCAAAGCCGCCACGGCCCCGGATTTGATCTCCTTCGGCGGCGGGCTGCCCAACCCCATCTCCTTCCCGGTGGAAGACATTGAGGCGGCGGTCAACAAGGTGCTCCAGGAAAACGGCGTCCAGGCCCTCCAGTACAGCTCCACCGCGGGCTACGGACCTTTGCGCAGCTTCATTGCCAAGCGTTACGCCCGCTTCGGCGTGACCCTCAGCGCCGACGACATCATCATCACCAACGGCTCCCAGCAGGCGCTGGACATGCTCAGCGCGGTGCTGGTGGACCCCGGCGACGAGGTGCTGGTTGAGCGGCCCAGCTATCTGGCAGCCCTGCAGACCTTCCACCTGTACGACCCCGAAGTCCTCACCGTGGGCCTGACCGAGAGCGGCGCGGACTGCGATGAGCTGGAGGAGCTGCTCAAGCACCACTCCCCCAAGTTCTTCTACGCCATCCCCAACTTCCAGAACCCCACGGGCCTCACCTACTCCAAGGAGGTCCGGGAGCGGGTGGCCACCCTGGTCGCCTCCACCAACATGCTGATGGTGGAGGACAACCCCTACGGCGAACTGCGCTTCCGGGGCGAGGGCGGCGAATCCTTCGGCCGGTACTTAGGCGAGCAGTGCTGCATGTTGGGCACCTTCTCCAAGACCGTGTCCCCGGGCATGCGCATCGGCTGGATCGCCTGCCCCAACCGGGCGCTGATGGAAAAACTCCTGGGCTACAAGCAGGTCATGGACCTGCACACCAACATCTTCTGCCAGATGGTGCTGGCCCAGTACTTGCAGGACAACGACCTGGACGCCCACATGACCAAGATCAAGAATCTCTACCAGCATCAGGCGGACGTGATGATGGACTGCATCGCCCGCTATATGCCCGAGGGCGTGCGCTACACCAAGCCGGAGGGCGGCATGTTCATCTGGGCCACCATGCCCGACGGCCTCTCCGCCGTGGAGGTGCAGAACGAAGCGGTGAAGCGGGGCGTGCTGGTCACCGCCGGCGACCCCTTCTATGAGAAGGACCGGGGCGTGGCCACCATGCGGCTGAACTACTCCAACTGCACAGACGAGAAGATCGAGCAGGGCATCCAGATCCTGGCCCAGGTGATCCGGGACTTGCTTCAGGCCCGCCAGGGGTAA
- a CDS encoding DUF2461 domain-containing protein, producing the protein MFQGFDDATVDFMWGIRFNNEKPWFEANKQAYLDHFYTPMRQLADEVYAHLSEKCPDYGLICRVSRIYRDARRLFGRGPYKDHLWFSVERPGGAWSVQPCFWFELGPEAWGYGLGYYSAQPVTMMKLRARMDANPAPMEKLTRSLNRQSEFQLEGEEYKKPRAQAPSPLLAPWYRKKNFSISHNEKLSEELFHRQLLDRLIQGYDFLAPYYSYFVTLEGDPDPREA; encoded by the coding sequence ATGTTTCAGGGATTTGACGACGCAACCGTGGATTTCATGTGGGGAATCCGCTTCAACAATGAAAAGCCGTGGTTCGAGGCCAACAAGCAGGCCTATCTGGATCACTTTTACACCCCCATGCGCCAGCTGGCGGATGAGGTCTACGCCCACCTTTCGGAAAAGTGCCCGGACTACGGCCTGATCTGCCGGGTCTCCCGCATCTACCGGGATGCCCGCCGCCTCTTTGGCCGCGGCCCCTACAAGGACCACCTGTGGTTTTCCGTGGAGCGTCCCGGCGGCGCGTGGAGCGTGCAGCCCTGCTTCTGGTTTGAACTTGGGCCGGAGGCCTGGGGCTACGGCCTGGGCTATTATTCGGCCCAGCCGGTGACCATGATGAAGCTCCGCGCCCGCATGGACGCCAACCCGGCCCCCATGGAGAAGCTGACCCGCTCGCTCAACCGCCAGAGTGAGTTCCAGCTGGAGGGCGAGGAGTACAAAAAGCCCAGGGCCCAGGCGCCCTCGCCGCTGCTTGCGCCCTGGTACCGGAAGAAAAACTTTTCCATCAGCCACAACGAAAAGCTGTCGGAAGAGCTGTTCCACCGGCAGCTGCTGGACCGGCTGATCCAGGGCTACGATTTCCTGGCCCCCTACTACAGTTACTTTGTGACGCTGGAGGGCGACCCCGATCCCCGGGAGGCATAG